From one Symbiobacterium terraclitae genomic stretch:
- the sucC gene encoding ADP-forming succinate--CoA ligase subunit beta, with translation MKLYEYLAKRMFAEHGVPTGDGIVCTTPEEAEEAARKIGPCAVKAQVLVGGRGKAGGIKLANTPEEARARAAEILGMNLKGYIVDKVLVDPQIKIEKEYYVSITLDGMAKKPLIMASAYGGVEIESVPHDKIVFSHVDIATGLMPFQAREIARKIGLTGDLAQQFTKILVGLYQAFRKYDAELVEINPLALTDNGTRLIAADGRFNVEDDALFRHPEFPKVEEGTELEKKVRAIGLAFVQLDGDIAVMANGAGMAMGTLDTLAYYGGRPANFLDAGGGSGVEPTAQAFDALLGTKPKAIFVNIFGGITRCDLVAEAIVQVKKAKGIDVPLVVRMVGTNDVRGREILAEAGIQAYTEMGEAAKAVVAAAYGKGA, from the coding sequence ATGAAGCTCTATGAGTACCTGGCCAAGCGGATGTTCGCCGAGCACGGCGTTCCCACCGGCGACGGCATCGTCTGCACCACGCCGGAGGAAGCGGAGGAGGCCGCCCGCAAGATCGGGCCGTGCGCGGTGAAGGCGCAGGTTCTCGTCGGCGGGCGGGGCAAGGCCGGCGGCATCAAGCTGGCCAACACTCCCGAGGAGGCCAGGGCGAGGGCTGCGGAGATCCTGGGGATGAACCTCAAGGGGTACATCGTCGACAAGGTCCTGGTCGACCCGCAGATCAAGATCGAGAAGGAGTACTACGTCTCCATCACCCTCGACGGCATGGCCAAGAAGCCGCTGATCATGGCCTCGGCCTACGGCGGCGTCGAGATCGAGTCGGTGCCCCACGACAAGATCGTCTTCTCCCACGTGGACATCGCCACGGGTCTGATGCCGTTCCAGGCCCGGGAGATCGCCCGCAAGATCGGCCTCACCGGCGACCTGGCCCAGCAGTTCACCAAGATCCTCGTCGGGCTGTACCAGGCCTTCCGCAAGTACGACGCGGAGCTGGTGGAGATCAACCCGCTGGCCCTCACCGACAACGGCACCCGGCTCATCGCCGCCGACGGCCGCTTCAACGTGGAGGACGACGCCCTCTTCCGCCACCCCGAGTTCCCCAAGGTCGAGGAGGGGACCGAACTGGAGAAGAAGGTGCGCGCCATCGGCCTGGCCTTCGTCCAGCTGGACGGCGACATCGCCGTCATGGCCAACGGCGCCGGCATGGCGATGGGCACCCTCGACACGCTGGCCTACTACGGCGGGCGGCCGGCCAACTTCCTGGACGCGGGCGGCGGCTCCGGCGTCGAGCCCACGGCCCAGGCGTTTGACGCGCTCCTGGGCACCAAGCCCAAGGCCATCTTCGTCAACATCTTCGGCGGCATCACCCGGTGCGACCTGGTGGCCGAGGCGATCGTGCAGGTGAAGAAGGCCAAGGGCATCGACGTGCCGCTGGTGGTGCGGATGGTCGGCACCAACGACGTGCGCGGCCGGGAGATCCTGGCCGAGGCCGGCATTCAGGCCTACACCGAGATGGGCGAGGCTGCCAAGGCCGTCGTGGCAGCAGCTTACGGCAAGGGGGCGTAG
- a CDS encoding Fe-S-containing hydro-lyase: protein MARIHVTTPITPEQARQIRAGDEVIITGEIYTARDAAHKRMVEDLAAGRPLPFNPEGAVIYYVGPTPPKPGQVIGSAGPTTSYRMDKYTPEMLRQGVKLVIGKGYRSDEVKAALVQYGGAYLVATGGAGALLARTIEAAEVVAYEDLGAEAIRRLRVKDFPAICINDAHGGDQYFAGQSQWVKPDAMVKPKPPVASE from the coding sequence ATGGCCCGGATTCACGTGACCACCCCGATCACGCCCGAACAGGCACGGCAGATCAGGGCGGGCGACGAGGTCATCATCACCGGCGAGATCTACACCGCCCGCGACGCCGCCCACAAGCGCATGGTGGAGGACCTGGCCGCAGGGCGTCCGCTGCCCTTCAACCCGGAGGGCGCCGTCATCTACTACGTCGGCCCCACGCCGCCGAAGCCCGGCCAGGTGATCGGCTCGGCGGGTCCCACCACGTCGTACCGCATGGACAAGTACACGCCGGAGATGCTCCGGCAGGGCGTCAAGCTGGTGATCGGCAAGGGCTACCGGAGCGACGAGGTGAAGGCGGCACTGGTCCAGTACGGCGGTGCCTACCTGGTCGCCACCGGCGGGGCGGGGGCGCTGCTGGCCCGCACCATCGAGGCCGCCGAGGTGGTCGCCTACGAGGACCTGGGGGCCGAGGCCATCCGCCGCCTGCGGGTGAAGGACTTCCCCGCCATCTGCATCAACGACGCCCACGGCGGCGACCAGTACTTCGCCGGCCAGTCGCAGTGGGTGAAGCCCGACGCTATGGTGAAGCCGAAGCCGCCCGTGGCCAGTGAGTAG
- a CDS encoding fumarate hydratase — MRELHVDQVADAVARLVQEANFKLSDDVVRALSQAKSLEEAPVGQTVLMQLVDNYTIAESERVPMCQDTGVALVFLEIGQDLHLVGGDLTEAVNRGVAKGYTEGYLRKSMLNDPIERINTRDNTPAMIYIDIVPGDKLKIKVDTKGGGSENMSQLKMLPPSAGWEGAKQFIVETVAAAGPNACPPMIVGVGIGGNFDKCALLAKKALLRDVGTPNPNPAWAAREQELLEEINKLGVGPMGLGGTVTALAVHIEVMGCHITALPVAVNIECHSHRHKEVTL; from the coding sequence GTGCGGGAACTGCACGTAGACCAGGTGGCCGATGCCGTCGCGCGCCTGGTGCAAGAGGCCAACTTCAAGCTGTCGGATGATGTGGTCCGGGCTCTGTCGCAGGCGAAGTCGCTGGAAGAGGCCCCAGTCGGACAGACCGTCCTGATGCAGCTCGTGGACAACTACACGATCGCCGAGTCCGAGCGGGTGCCCATGTGCCAGGACACGGGCGTCGCGCTGGTCTTCCTGGAGATCGGGCAGGACCTGCACCTGGTGGGCGGCGACCTGACCGAGGCCGTGAACCGTGGCGTCGCCAAGGGTTACACCGAAGGGTACTTGCGCAAGTCCATGCTCAACGACCCGATCGAGCGCATCAACACCCGCGACAACACCCCGGCGATGATCTACATCGACATCGTCCCGGGCGACAAGCTGAAGATCAAGGTCGACACCAAGGGCGGCGGCTCCGAGAACATGAGCCAGCTGAAGATGCTGCCGCCGTCCGCCGGCTGGGAGGGCGCCAAGCAGTTCATCGTCGAAACGGTGGCTGCGGCCGGGCCCAACGCCTGCCCGCCCATGATCGTCGGCGTCGGCATCGGCGGCAACTTCGACAAGTGCGCGCTCCTGGCCAAGAAGGCGCTGCTGCGCGACGTCGGCACGCCCAACCCCAACCCGGCTTGGGCCGCACGGGAGCAGGAGCTGCTGGAGGAGATCAACAAGCTGGGCGTCGGCCCGATGGGCCTCGGCGGCACGGTGACCGCCCTGGCCGTGCACATCGAGGTGATGGGCTGCCACATCACCGCCCTGCCCGTCGCCGTCAACATCGAGTGCCACAGCCACCGCCACAAGGAGGTGACGCTCTGA
- a CDS encoding MaoC/PaaZ C-terminal domain-containing protein, with the protein MSLFWDELGKSFDQLAVGQKASFSRKVSKQDVLQYMSLSGDLNPLYGDATYAGRTTYGHPIVPANMLAGFAMGAVASVLPGLGSITHAHSYRLLHPPRIGDEVTAEMEIVKLYPETQRVEIQYVIRDQTGRPLQEGSMEVEPPQRLKPMLRHEYESF; encoded by the coding sequence ATGAGCCTGTTCTGGGACGAACTGGGGAAGAGCTTCGACCAGCTGGCCGTGGGGCAGAAGGCCAGCTTCTCCCGCAAGGTGAGCAAGCAAGATGTGCTGCAGTACATGAGCCTGTCGGGCGACCTCAACCCGCTCTACGGCGACGCGACCTACGCCGGCCGCACCACCTACGGGCACCCCATCGTGCCGGCGAACATGCTGGCGGGCTTCGCGATGGGGGCCGTGGCCTCGGTCCTGCCGGGTCTCGGGTCCATCACCCACGCCCACAGCTACCGGCTCCTCCATCCGCCCCGCATCGGAGACGAGGTCACCGCGGAGATGGAGATCGTGAAGCTCTACCCCGAGACCCAGCGGGTGGAGATTCAGTACGTGATCCGCGACCAGACCGGCCGCCCGCTGCAGGAGGGCAGCATGGAGGTCGAGCCGCCGCAGCGGCTGAAGCCCATGCTCCGCCACGAGTATGAGTCATTCTAA
- a CDS encoding IclR family transcriptional regulator has product MERALDVLLCFAGERGGLGVTQIAAKVGLYKSTVHRILAALESRGFVRRDEATGRYHLGLKALELAQVYLSSGDLPTIALGEMLQLRDLAQETVSLYVRDGAERVRVQRAEGPLTVRRVVGLGERLPLYLGASGKILLAWCSPVERQRILDEQLPPGFDRAALEARLKQAREQGWALSHEEREEGVASVAAPIIDRAGRCVAALAISGPVSRFTDDRVALFSRAVQKAANAIGMKL; this is encoded by the coding sequence GTGGAGCGCGCCCTGGACGTCCTGCTCTGCTTCGCCGGCGAGCGGGGCGGCCTGGGCGTGACTCAGATTGCCGCCAAGGTGGGGCTGTACAAGTCCACAGTGCACCGCATCCTGGCGGCGCTGGAGTCGCGCGGGTTCGTCCGGCGTGACGAGGCGACCGGCCGCTACCATCTGGGGCTGAAGGCGCTGGAACTGGCGCAGGTCTACCTCTCCTCCGGCGACCTGCCGACCATCGCCCTGGGTGAGATGCTGCAGCTCCGGGACCTCGCACAGGAGACGGTGAGCCTCTACGTGCGGGACGGCGCCGAGCGTGTGCGCGTGCAGCGCGCCGAGGGGCCGCTGACGGTCCGGCGCGTCGTCGGCCTCGGCGAGCGGCTTCCGCTTTACCTGGGCGCGTCGGGCAAGATCCTGCTGGCGTGGTGCTCGCCGGTCGAGCGGCAGCGCATCCTGGACGAGCAACTGCCGCCCGGATTCGACCGCGCGGCCTTGGAGGCCCGGCTGAAGCAGGCGCGGGAGCAGGGCTGGGCGCTGAGCCACGAGGAGCGGGAGGAGGGCGTCGCATCGGTGGCGGCGCCGATCATCGACCGTGCCGGGCGCTGCGTCGCCGCCCTGGCCATCTCGGGCCCGGTGAGCCGGTTCACCGACGACCGGGTGGCGCTCTTCAGCCGCGCCGTGCAGAAGGCGGCGAATGCGATCGGGATGAAGCTGTAG
- a CDS encoding glutamate-5-semialdehyde dehydrogenase, whose translation MDERVSDVRGMARRARQAQRRLELATAGERNGALEAIARTLEEKAAEIVAANREDLAAAEAAGLPGPMIARLRLDEAKLAGVIRGVRAVAALPDPLAAEPEAWVRPNGLRIERVRVPLGVIGIIYESRPGVTVDAAVLCLKAGNAVLLKGGKEAARSNAALGAAMAAGLRQAGLPEELVQVLPSAREAAVELMNARGLVDVLIPRGGAGLIRATVEQSRVPVIETGTGVCHVYVHEAADLAMAREIVLNAKCSNPAVCNAAETLLVDRAIAARFLADAGPALLAAGVRLRACPEALAYLRGAAAMVEPATEEDWAAEYLDLTLAVKVVGGLEEALAHIARYGTQHSEAIVTADGAAAERFLRAVNAAAVYHNASTRFTDGGEFGFGAEIGISTQKLHARGPMGLAELTTYKYVLRGNGQVR comes from the coding sequence ATGGATGAGCGGGTGAGCGACGTGCGGGGGATGGCCCGGCGCGCCCGGCAGGCGCAGCGGCGGCTGGAGCTGGCGACCGCCGGCGAGCGGAACGGCGCGCTGGAGGCGATCGCCCGCACCCTGGAGGAGAAGGCCGCCGAGATCGTGGCGGCCAACCGGGAGGACCTGGCGGCGGCGGAGGCCGCGGGGCTGCCCGGGCCGATGATCGCCCGGCTGCGGCTGGACGAGGCGAAGCTGGCCGGGGTCATCCGGGGCGTCAGGGCGGTGGCGGCGCTGCCCGACCCGCTGGCCGCCGAGCCCGAGGCCTGGGTGCGCCCCAACGGCCTGCGCATCGAGCGGGTGCGGGTGCCCCTGGGAGTCATCGGCATCATCTACGAATCGCGCCCGGGCGTGACGGTGGACGCCGCCGTCCTCTGCCTGAAGGCGGGCAACGCCGTGCTGCTGAAGGGGGGTAAGGAGGCGGCGCGGTCCAACGCGGCCCTGGGGGCGGCGATGGCGGCTGGACTCCGGCAAGCCGGCCTGCCGGAGGAGCTGGTGCAGGTACTGCCCTCAGCCCGGGAGGCGGCGGTGGAGCTGATGAACGCCCGCGGGCTGGTGGACGTGCTGATCCCCCGGGGCGGCGCCGGGCTGATCCGGGCCACGGTAGAGCAGTCGCGGGTGCCGGTGATCGAGACGGGCACCGGGGTCTGCCACGTCTACGTCCACGAGGCGGCCGACCTGGCGATGGCCCGGGAGATCGTGCTCAACGCCAAGTGCTCCAACCCGGCGGTGTGCAACGCCGCAGAGACGCTGCTGGTGGACCGGGCGATTGCAGCCCGCTTCCTCGCGGACGCCGGCCCGGCGCTCCTGGCCGCCGGCGTTCGGCTGCGGGCGTGCCCCGAAGCCCTGGCGTACCTCAGGGGGGCCGCTGCCATGGTGGAGCCGGCCACGGAGGAGGACTGGGCGGCGGAGTACCTGGACCTGACCCTCGCGGTGAAGGTGGTGGGAGGCCTGGAGGAGGCCCTGGCGCACATCGCCCGCTACGGCACGCAGCACTCCGAGGCCATCGTCACCGCGGACGGAGCGGCGGCCGAGCGGTTTCTGCGTGCCGTCAACGCCGCGGCGGTCTACCACAACGCCTCCACCCGGTTCACCGACGGCGGCGAGTTCGGCTTCGGCGCCGAGATCGGCATCTCTACGCAGAAGCTGCACGCCCGGGGGCCGATGGGCCTGGCCGAACTGACCACATACAAGTATGTTCTGCGCGGTAACGGTCAGGTGCGTTAA
- the proB gene encoding glutamate 5-kinase: MRDRLQQCRRVIIKVGTSTLTHPGGHLHLGRMEALVRQIADLHFEGRQVVLVTSGAVGAGLGKLGLAERPHEVAAKQALAAVGQGLLMQRYEGLFGEYGLVVGQVLLTREDLEDEHRRASAAQVMERLLAWGVVPIVNENDTVTSEEIRVGDNDTLSARVAALIGADLLVLLSDVDGLYPADPHIHPGLRPLSVVSPDDDLDGMAGGAGSANGTGGMVTKVAAARICAAHGIPMVLAKGDRPGILRSIMAGEEAGTLFVREG, translated from the coding sequence GTGCGCGATCGGTTGCAGCAGTGCAGAAGGGTGATCATCAAGGTGGGCACATCGACCCTGACCCATCCCGGCGGCCATCTGCACCTGGGCCGGATGGAGGCGCTGGTGCGGCAGATCGCCGACCTGCACTTCGAGGGGCGGCAGGTTGTCCTGGTGACCTCGGGGGCCGTGGGGGCCGGCCTGGGTAAGCTGGGCCTGGCGGAGCGGCCGCACGAGGTCGCGGCCAAGCAGGCGCTGGCGGCGGTGGGTCAGGGGCTGCTGATGCAGCGGTACGAGGGCCTGTTCGGGGAATACGGGCTCGTGGTGGGTCAGGTGCTGCTCACCCGGGAGGACCTGGAGGACGAGCACCGCCGGGCCTCGGCGGCGCAGGTGATGGAGCGGCTCCTCGCCTGGGGGGTCGTGCCCATCGTCAACGAGAACGACACGGTGACCAGCGAGGAGATCCGGGTGGGCGACAACGACACGCTCTCGGCCCGGGTGGCGGCGCTGATCGGCGCGGACCTGCTGGTCCTGCTCTCCGATGTGGACGGGCTCTACCCGGCCGACCCCCACATCCACCCGGGGCTCAGGCCGCTGTCGGTGGTCTCGCCGGACGACGACCTGGACGGCATGGCCGGCGGCGCCGGCTCCGCCAACGGCACGGGCGGGATGGTGACCAAGGTGGCGGCGGCCCGCATCTGCGCCGCCCACGGCATCCCGATGGTGCTGGCCAAGGGCGACCGGCCGGGCATCCTGCGGTCGATCATGGCCGGCGAGGAGGCAGGCACGCTATTTGTGCGGGAGGGATAG